In Erythrobacter litoralis HTCC2594, a single genomic region encodes these proteins:
- a CDS encoding UDP-N-acetylmuramoyl-L-alanyl-D-glutamate--2,6-diaminopimelate ligase, translating to MKLARLAEAAGIAIEGGEDIAVSGFAIDHRKVAPGTVFGAFQGSAVNGEDYISQAVAAGAVAVVAQPEATVEGAVHIAEDTPRRAFALLAAQYFTPVPKTIVAVTGTNGKTSTVEMTRQLWRMAGERAASIGTLGVTTPDESVSTGLTTPDIVTFLSNMSGLAREGVTHVAYEASSHGLSQYRNEGLPVAAAAFTNFSRDHLDYHGTMDEYFEAKMRLFDEVVDAGGTAVVWTGNSEWTAQAIERARQRELRLFTVGEQGEDIRLRARTPTQLGQELEIEHAGETRKLRLPLIGEYQVANALTAAGLAIATGTDPAAVWDGVSRLQPVRGRLERAVITATGAPVYVDYAHTPDALEAALAALRPHVEGRLLCIFGAGGDRDTGKRAPMGEVASRMADAVIVTDDNPRGEDPAAIRGQVLEGAGDNAREMADRREAIREVIESAAAKDIVLIAGKGHETGQIIGSGENMRVEPFDDVQVARECAAQISKNAWGATE from the coding sequence GTGAAGCTTGCCCGGCTGGCAGAAGCGGCAGGCATTGCCATCGAAGGCGGCGAGGACATCGCCGTCTCGGGTTTTGCCATCGACCATCGCAAGGTCGCGCCGGGCACCGTCTTCGGTGCCTTTCAGGGCTCCGCCGTCAACGGAGAGGACTATATTTCGCAGGCCGTCGCCGCCGGGGCGGTCGCCGTGGTAGCGCAGCCCGAGGCCACGGTCGAAGGCGCGGTCCACATCGCCGAGGATACGCCGCGCCGCGCCTTTGCCCTGCTGGCGGCGCAGTATTTCACCCCGGTGCCGAAAACGATCGTCGCGGTCACAGGGACCAATGGCAAGACCTCGACCGTCGAGATGACCCGCCAGCTTTGGCGCATGGCGGGCGAGCGCGCCGCCAGTATCGGCACGCTTGGCGTGACGACGCCGGACGAGAGTGTTTCGACCGGTTTGACGACGCCCGACATCGTCACTTTCCTCAGCAATATGAGCGGGCTCGCGCGCGAAGGCGTGACCCATGTTGCCTACGAGGCTTCGAGCCACGGCCTTTCGCAATATCGCAACGAGGGTCTGCCCGTCGCAGCAGCGGCCTTCACCAATTTCAGCCGCGATCATCTCGATTATCACGGCACGATGGACGAATATTTCGAGGCCAAGATGCGCCTGTTCGACGAAGTCGTCGATGCAGGCGGGACGGCCGTGGTCTGGACGGGCAATAGCGAGTGGACCGCCCAGGCCATCGAGCGGGCGCGCCAGCGAGAACTGCGCCTGTTCACGGTGGGCGAGCAGGGTGAGGACATCCGCCTGCGCGCCCGTACCCCCACCCAATTGGGGCAGGAACTCGAGATCGAACATGCTGGCGAGACGCGCAAGCTGCGGCTGCCGCTGATCGGTGAGTACCAGGTCGCCAACGCGCTGACCGCCGCCGGCCTCGCCATCGCAACGGGCACCGACCCCGCCGCAGTCTGGGATGGCGTCAGTCGGCTGCAGCCGGTGCGCGGACGCTTGGAGCGCGCGGTCATCACGGCAACAGGCGCGCCTGTCTACGTCGACTATGCTCACACACCTGACGCGCTCGAAGCGGCGCTGGCGGCGCTGCGCCCGCATGTCGAAGGGAGGCTGCTGTGCATTTTCGGTGCCGGCGGCGACCGCGATACAGGCAAGCGCGCGCCGATGGGCGAAGTCGCTTCGCGCATGGCGGATGCCGTGATCGTCACCGACGACAATCCGCGCGGCGAAGACCCTGCGGCGATCCGTGGGCAGGTGCTTGAAGGCGCAGGCGACAATGCGCGAGAAATGGCGGACCGGCGCGAGGCTATCCGCGAGGTCATCGAATCAGCCGCGGCGAAGGACATCGTCCTGATCGCCGGCAAGGGACACGAAACCGGACAAATCATCGGGTCGGGAGAGAATATGCGGGTCGAACCGTTTGACGACGTACAGGTCGCACGCGAATGCGCGGCGCAGATTTCGAAAAATGCCTGGGGCGCAACCGAATGA
- the murD gene encoding UDP-N-acetylmuramoyl-L-alanine--D-glutamate ligase — protein MITCPAWSGKSFAVLGLARSGQAAAEALLASGADVMVWDRQEEPRAAFEGRARVGDPMSEDLTGIDGLVVSPGVPLNTHPIVERAGHFGVPIIGDIELFAQARSALPPHRVIGITGTNGKSTTTALVTHLLKEAGVEARMGGNIGLPILGEEPLPEGGVYVLELSSYQIDLTRSLACEAAALLNITPDHLDRYDGFESYAFSKGRLFTMQGSGQFACFGCEDAQTRAVCNAAQSRRAEGRAICLEPEQYAAMQGDWPALQGPHNLQNVAAAIALVEEMGVTRGDWEAGLTSYSGLPHRMEVVCEHESVLFVNDSKATNPASTAPALAAWPADPEPRVHWIVGGLAKEDGLGECEAQLGNIKRAYAIGEAGPRFAELLGGRVPVERSELICEAVKQAVSNAEAGDIVLLSPACASFDQFRDFEKRGEHFRQLVGALSGCDIDDICEPTLAGNGDMKGEAA, from the coding sequence ATGATCACCTGCCCCGCCTGGTCCGGCAAGAGTTTTGCCGTCCTTGGCCTGGCCCGCTCGGGCCAGGCGGCAGCAGAGGCGCTGCTGGCGAGCGGGGCGGACGTCATGGTGTGGGACCGCCAGGAGGAGCCGCGCGCCGCCTTCGAAGGCCGCGCCCGCGTCGGCGACCCGATGAGCGAAGACCTGACCGGTATCGACGGGCTGGTCGTCTCACCCGGAGTGCCGCTCAATACGCATCCCATCGTCGAGCGGGCCGGACATTTCGGCGTGCCGATCATCGGCGACATCGAACTCTTCGCGCAGGCGCGCAGCGCGCTGCCGCCGCACCGGGTAATCGGCATCACCGGGACGAACGGAAAGTCGACCACCACCGCGTTGGTTACGCACCTGCTGAAAGAGGCGGGCGTCGAAGCGCGCATGGGCGGCAATATCGGCCTGCCGATCCTCGGTGAAGAGCCCTTGCCGGAAGGCGGCGTCTATGTGCTCGAGCTTTCCAGCTACCAGATCGACCTCACACGTTCGCTTGCCTGCGAAGCGGCGGCGCTGCTCAACATCACGCCCGACCATCTCGATCGTTATGACGGTTTCGAGTCTTATGCCTTTTCCAAGGGCAGGCTCTTCACCATGCAAGGCAGCGGCCAATTCGCCTGCTTCGGCTGCGAGGATGCACAGACCCGTGCCGTCTGCAATGCCGCGCAATCGCGCCGCGCGGAGGGACGGGCGATTTGTCTCGAGCCGGAGCAATACGCTGCGATGCAGGGCGACTGGCCCGCGCTGCAGGGCCCGCACAATCTGCAAAATGTCGCGGCGGCCATCGCGCTGGTCGAGGAAATGGGCGTGACGCGCGGCGACTGGGAAGCGGGCCTCACATCCTATTCCGGCCTGCCGCACCGCATGGAGGTCGTCTGCGAGCATGAGAGCGTGCTGTTCGTCAATGACAGCAAGGCGACCAATCCCGCATCGACCGCGCCCGCCCTGGCCGCATGGCCTGCCGATCCGGAGCCGCGCGTGCATTGGATCGTCGGCGGTCTCGCCAAGGAAGATGGGCTCGGCGAATGCGAAGCGCAGCTTGGCAATATCAAGCGCGCCTATGCGATCGGAGAAGCGGGGCCGCGTTTCGCCGAGCTGCTCGGGGGGCGCGTGCCCGTGGAGCGGAGCGAATTGATTTGCGAGGCGGTCAAGCAGGCGGTTTCCAATGCTGAAGCGGGCGACATCGTCCTGCTTTCTCCGGCCTGCGCCAGCTTCGACCAGTTCCGTGACTTCGAGAAGCGCGGCGAGCACTTCCGCCAGTTGGTCGGCGCGCTCTCGGGCTGCGACATCGATGATATTTGCGAGCCGACGCTGGCAGGCAATGGCGACATGAAGGGTGAAGCGGCATGA
- the murG gene encoding undecaprenyldiphospho-muramoylpentapeptide beta-N-acetylglucosaminyltransferase, whose amino-acid sequence MTGANRHYVLAAGGTGGHLLPAFALAAELDRRGHHVALITDERGAKIPGKPDFLPAHVIPAGRFGKNPLRWVGGLRAVWKGREMAKRLFESFQPSAVVGFGGYPALPAMLAASREDIPSIIHEQNAVLGRVNRLQAGRVSAIATAYPEIQRLKPKHAEKIHLVGNPVRAGVLSLRDEPFPPFTEDGLLKVLVTGGSQGASVLSQIVPDGLAMLPPALRQRLQVTQQCRPEDLDTVRERYKTHDIPAELGSYFEDMAARLADAHLFIGRAGASTIAELTAVGRPAILVPLPIATDDHQAHNTREVVKAGGARMIRQEKFTPKELAKQIQALGQRPDTLATAAHAAWNCGRPKAVEDLADLVESFGGADMMDVIKVGGNNARAASQGVAVGQGAAKERAE is encoded by the coding sequence ATGACGGGCGCCAACCGACATTACGTTCTCGCCGCCGGCGGGACCGGGGGGCACTTGCTCCCCGCTTTCGCGCTTGCCGCAGAACTCGACCGGCGCGGCCACCATGTCGCGCTGATCACCGACGAGCGCGGCGCGAAGATCCCGGGCAAGCCCGATTTCCTGCCCGCACATGTCATCCCCGCCGGGCGCTTCGGCAAGAACCCGCTGCGCTGGGTGGGGGGACTTCGCGCGGTCTGGAAGGGCCGCGAAATGGCCAAGCGGCTGTTCGAAAGCTTCCAGCCGAGCGCCGTCGTCGGTTTCGGCGGCTATCCCGCGCTTCCCGCCATGCTGGCGGCTTCCAGGGAAGACATCCCCAGCATCATTCACGAACAAAACGCGGTACTGGGCCGGGTCAATCGCCTGCAGGCTGGCCGGGTCAGCGCGATCGCGACCGCCTATCCCGAAATCCAGCGGCTCAAACCCAAGCATGCGGAGAAGATTCATCTGGTCGGCAATCCCGTCCGCGCCGGCGTTCTGAGCCTGCGCGACGAGCCGTTTCCGCCATTCACCGAAGACGGCCTGCTGAAGGTGCTCGTGACGGGCGGCAGCCAGGGCGCGAGCGTGTTGTCGCAGATCGTGCCCGATGGTCTCGCCATGCTCCCCCCGGCGCTGCGCCAGCGGCTGCAAGTGACGCAGCAATGCCGCCCCGAAGACCTCGACACGGTGCGCGAACGTTACAAAACGCACGACATCCCTGCTGAGCTCGGATCTTATTTCGAGGACATGGCTGCGCGGCTCGCCGATGCGCATCTCTTCATCGGGCGCGCAGGCGCCTCGACCATCGCCGAATTGACCGCCGTGGGTCGTCCCGCGATCCTCGTGCCGCTGCCGATTGCGACCGACGACCACCAGGCGCACAACACGCGCGAAGTCGTCAAGGCCGGCGGCGCGCGGATGATCCGGCAGGAGAAGTTCACACCTAAGGAACTCGCCAAGCAGATTCAGGCGCTCGGCCAGCGGCCTGACACGCTTGCCACGGCTGCCCATGCGGCGTGGAACTGCGGTCGGCCCAAGGCGGTGGAGGACCTCGCCGATCTCGTCGAAAGCTTCGGTGGGGCGGACATGATGGATGTCATCAAGGTCGGCGGCAACAATGCCCGCGCCGCGTCGCAAGGCGTCGCCGTCGGGCAGGGTGCGGCGAAGGAACGAGCCGAATGA
- the mraY gene encoding phospho-N-acetylmuramoyl-pentapeptide-transferase has product MLYLIAEWLGFEGALNLIRYQTFRTGATLMTALVIGLIIGPRFINMLRVRQGKGQPIRDDGPQSHLAKRGTPTMGGLMIIVSLVLSLVLWMDLRSPFVWACLAVTVGFGLIGFLDDLDKVTKNSHRGVSAKVRLLMEFLVAGIASYIIVSQINTWLYVPFVSDRAIPLGPFYYVFAAVVIVGAGNAVNLTDGLDGLAIMPVIIAAGTFAIIAYLAGRVDYSEYLGIPHVPGAGELAIFCAAIMGAGLAFLWFNAPPAAVFMGDTGSLALGGALGAIAVASHHEIVLAIVGGLFVFEALSVIIQVFWFKRTGKRVFRMAPIHHHFEQLGWSESKVVIRFWIVSIVLALMGLATLKLR; this is encoded by the coding sequence ATGCTCTATCTGATTGCCGAGTGGTTGGGTTTCGAAGGGGCGCTGAACCTCATCCGTTACCAGACGTTCCGCACCGGGGCGACGCTGATGACCGCGCTGGTGATCGGGTTGATCATCGGGCCGCGCTTCATCAACATGCTGCGCGTGCGGCAGGGAAAAGGCCAGCCGATCCGCGACGACGGGCCGCAGAGCCATCTCGCCAAGCGCGGCACGCCGACCATGGGCGGGCTGATGATTATCGTTTCGCTGGTCCTGTCGCTGGTGTTGTGGATGGACCTGCGCAGCCCCTTCGTGTGGGCCTGCCTCGCCGTCACCGTCGGCTTCGGGCTGATCGGCTTCCTCGACGATCTCGACAAGGTCACCAAGAACAGCCACCGCGGTGTCTCGGCCAAGGTCCGCCTGCTGATGGAATTCCTCGTCGCCGGGATCGCCAGCTACATCATCGTCAGCCAGATCAATACCTGGCTCTACGTGCCCTTCGTTTCCGACCGCGCGATCCCGCTGGGGCCGTTCTACTATGTCTTCGCCGCGGTCGTGATCGTCGGCGCGGGCAACGCCGTGAACCTCACCGACGGGCTCGACGGGCTGGCGATCATGCCGGTCATCATCGCGGCGGGCACCTTCGCCATCATCGCCTATCTGGCGGGCCGCGTGGACTATTCGGAATATCTCGGCATTCCGCATGTGCCCGGTGCGGGCGAGCTGGCGATATTCTGCGCGGCGATCATGGGGGCGGGGCTGGCCTTCCTATGGTTCAACGCGCCCCCTGCGGCGGTTTTCATGGGCGATACCGGCAGCCTCGCTCTCGGCGGAGCATTGGGCGCGATCGCCGTTGCGAGCCATCACGAAATCGTCCTCGCCATCGTCGGCGGGCTGTTCGTGTTCGAAGCGCTTAGCGTCATCATCCAGGTCTTCTGGTTCAAGCGCACCGGCAAACGCGTGTTTCGCATGGCGCCCATCCACCACCATTTCGAACAGCTCGGCTGGAGCGAGAGCAAGGTCGTGATCCGCTTCTGGATCGTGTCCATCGTGCTCGCGCTGATGGGTCTTGCCACACTGAAGCTGCGATGA
- the murC gene encoding UDP-N-acetylmuramate--L-alanine ligase — protein MRGVPTDIGVIHFVGIGGIGMSGIAEVMHNLGYQVQGSDLAEGPSVERLRGRGIQVMIGHAPENIENAAVVVTSTAVKRTNPEVASALENRIPVVRRAEMLAELMRLKSTVAVAGTHGKTTTTSMIAALLDCGDIDPTVINGGIIEQYGSNARLGDSEWMVVEADESDGSFLRLDGTIAVVTNIDPEHLDHYGDFDGVKRAFLDFIHNVPFYGAAILCIDHPEVQAVIGQVRDRRVMTYGFSLQADICGVNIRPEGGGNVFDVIVRQRGEEDRRIADVHLPMPGRHNVQNALAAIAVSIEMGCSDEVIQRGFESFGGVRRRFTKVGEVGGATIIDDYGHHPVEIAAVLGAAQEAVSSSDKGGRVIAVAQPHRYTRLRDLMDDFQSCFNDADAVYVTPVYEAGEDPIDGIDAEALVAGLKSRGHRHAATIADPQALARTLAGEIEEGDVVVCLGAGDITKWAAGLADAIAQERGA, from the coding sequence ATGAGGGGCGTTCCGACCGATATCGGGGTGATCCATTTCGTCGGCATCGGCGGCATCGGCATGTCCGGCATCGCCGAGGTGATGCACAACCTCGGCTACCAGGTGCAGGGCAGCGACCTCGCCGAAGGGCCGAGCGTCGAGCGGCTGCGCGGGCGGGGCATCCAGGTGATGATCGGCCACGCGCCCGAGAATATCGAGAACGCGGCCGTGGTGGTGACGTCCACCGCGGTGAAGCGCACCAATCCCGAAGTCGCCTCTGCGCTCGAAAACCGCATCCCGGTCGTGCGCCGGGCGGAAATGCTCGCCGAACTGATGCGATTGAAGAGCACGGTCGCGGTGGCGGGCACCCACGGCAAGACGACGACCACCAGCATGATCGCGGCACTGCTCGATTGCGGCGATATCGATCCCACCGTCATAAACGGCGGCATCATCGAGCAATACGGCTCCAACGCGCGGCTCGGTGATAGCGAGTGGATGGTGGTCGAAGCCGACGAAAGCGACGGCAGTTTCCTGCGGCTCGACGGCACGATTGCGGTCGTGACCAATATCGATCCCGAGCACCTGGATCATTACGGCGATTTCGACGGCGTGAAGCGCGCCTTTCTCGACTTCATCCACAACGTGCCGTTCTATGGCGCGGCGATCCTGTGCATCGACCATCCGGAAGTCCAGGCGGTGATCGGGCAGGTCCGCGACCGGCGCGTGATGACATACGGCTTCTCGCTCCAGGCGGACATCTGCGGTGTCAACATCCGGCCCGAGGGCGGCGGCAACGTGTTCGACGTGATCGTGCGCCAGCGGGGCGAGGAAGACCGTCGCATCGCCGATGTCCACCTGCCGATGCCGGGGCGGCATAATGTCCAGAATGCGCTCGCGGCTATCGCGGTCTCGATCGAGATGGGTTGCAGCGATGAAGTAATCCAGCGCGGCTTCGAAAGCTTCGGCGGCGTCCGCCGGCGCTTTACCAAGGTCGGCGAAGTCGGCGGTGCGACGATTATCGACGATTACGGCCATCACCCGGTGGAAATTGCCGCCGTGCTCGGCGCGGCGCAGGAAGCGGTGTCTTCCAGCGATAAGGGCGGCCGCGTCATCGCGGTCGCGCAGCCGCATCGCTACACCCGCCTGCGCGATTTGATGGACGACTTCCAGAGTTGCTTCAACGATGCCGACGCGGTCTATGTCACCCCGGTCTATGAAGCGGGTGAAGACCCGATCGACGGCATCGATGCAGAGGCGCTGGTCGCCGGATTGAAGTCGCGCGGACACCGCCATGCCGCCACCATCGCGGACCCGCAGGCGCTCGCTAGAACGCTCGCCGGCGAGATCGAGGAAGGCGACGTGGTCGTCTGCCTTGGCGCCGGGGATATCACCAAATGGGCTGCCGGCCTCGCCGATGCGATAGCGCAGGAGCGAGGCGCATGA
- the murB gene encoding UDP-N-acetylmuramate dehydrogenase: MNTIQPDDWAMHDTGAAPTAEVEGAVAAPVPIEGIRGKLTNQAPLAKLVWFKSGGAADWLFEPADLDDLKTFLARLDGDLPVMALGLGSNLIIRDGGVPGVVIKLGKAFASVETHDDYTVTCGAGAHGVLVASTARDAGIAGLEFMRGIPGTIGGFVRMNAGAYGRETRDVLIDCDVVLPGGSFVTLPVADLQYTYRHSALPDGAVVVSARLQGEPGDPEIIGAEMERVAEAREQSQPVRTKTGGSTFKNPPGKKAWELVDAAGCRGLTMGGAQVSEKHTNFLINVDGATSADIEGLGEEVKRRVYAHSGVELEWEIQRVGRP, from the coding sequence ATGAACACGATCCAGCCAGACGACTGGGCGATGCACGATACCGGTGCCGCGCCGACGGCCGAAGTCGAAGGCGCGGTTGCCGCGCCTGTGCCGATCGAGGGCATTCGCGGCAAGCTGACCAACCAGGCTCCGCTCGCCAAGCTCGTCTGGTTCAAGAGCGGCGGCGCGGCGGACTGGCTGTTCGAGCCCGCCGATCTCGACGATCTCAAGACCTTTCTCGCGCGGCTCGATGGCGACCTGCCTGTCATGGCGCTTGGCCTCGGTTCCAACCTCATCATCCGCGATGGCGGGGTGCCGGGCGTGGTGATCAAGCTCGGCAAGGCCTTTGCGTCGGTCGAAACGCATGATGACTACACCGTCACATGCGGTGCGGGCGCCCACGGCGTGCTGGTGGCATCGACCGCGCGCGATGCCGGTATCGCGGGTTTGGAATTCATGCGCGGCATTCCCGGCACGATCGGCGGTTTCGTCCGCATGAACGCCGGGGCCTATGGCCGCGAGACGCGGGACGTGCTGATCGACTGCGACGTGGTATTGCCGGGCGGGAGCTTTGTCACGCTGCCGGTGGCCGACCTGCAATACACCTATCGCCATTCGGCATTGCCCGACGGCGCGGTGGTCGTGTCCGCCCGCCTGCAGGGCGAACCGGGCGATCCCGAAATAATCGGTGCCGAGATGGAACGCGTCGCCGAAGCGCGCGAGCAATCGCAGCCGGTGCGGACCAAGACGGGCGGCTCCACCTTCAAGAACCCGCCGGGCAAGAAAGCATGGGAGCTGGTCGATGCCGCCGGATGTCGCGGTCTCACGATGGGCGGCGCGCAGGTGAGCGAGAAGCACACCAATTTTCTCATCAACGTCGACGGGGCGACCAGCGCCGACATCGAAGGATTGGGCGAAGAAGTGAAGCGCCGGGTCTATGCGCATTCGGGCGTCGAGCTCGAATGGGAAATCCAGCGGGTGGGACGCCCGTGA
- a CDS encoding UDP-N-acetylmuramoyl-tripeptide--D-alanyl-D-alanine ligase, with product MSMHSALLKWPVTRRDALPVALWSAQEIAAATGGTASGDFQCAGVEMDSRDVRPGDLFVALKGESMDGHRFVEKAFAAGAAAALVERPVDWPHVLVEDTGAALEALAHAARERADAKRIGVTGSVGKTGVKEAIFAALEKSSRGQAHRSVRSYNNHVGVPLSLARMPARSRYGVFEMGMNHAGEIAGLTDHVRPHVAVITTIAPAHIENLGSIEAIADAKAEIFEGLVKGGTAVIPADSEQYEQLRASAEKRGVTIVSFGRADHADVRLLDAIPAANGGSLVTAQVRDSRLCFTVAEPGEHWVSNALAVLAAVQAAGGDLGAAGLALAELGGLKGRGARHHVAVTGGKALLIDESYNANPASMRATLRQLGQTPATRRIAVLGSMKELGDFGPEFHRQLAEPMGEADLDYAVLVGDEMLALARHLGKAGSGTLGKTPAFAHCDGPAEAIAALQEYGLTAGDAILVKGSNSIGLGKLVDHFTRRV from the coding sequence ATGAGCATGCACAGTGCCTTGCTGAAATGGCCGGTCACGCGGCGCGACGCGCTGCCCGTGGCGCTCTGGTCCGCGCAGGAGATTGCTGCGGCGACCGGTGGCACCGCCAGCGGCGACTTCCAGTGCGCCGGTGTCGAAATGGACAGCCGCGACGTGCGCCCGGGCGACCTCTTCGTCGCGCTCAAGGGCGAGAGCATGGACGGCCACCGCTTCGTCGAGAAAGCTTTTGCCGCAGGCGCCGCCGCCGCGCTCGTGGAGCGACCGGTGGATTGGCCGCATGTGCTGGTCGAAGATACCGGCGCCGCGCTCGAAGCGCTTGCTCACGCTGCGCGCGAACGGGCCGACGCCAAGCGCATCGGCGTGACCGGATCGGTCGGCAAGACCGGCGTCAAGGAAGCGATTTTCGCCGCGCTGGAGAAGTCGAGCCGCGGTCAGGCACATCGCTCGGTGCGCAGCTATAACAACCATGTCGGCGTCCCCCTAAGTCTCGCCCGGATGCCCGCGCGCAGCCGCTACGGCGTGTTCGAGATGGGCATGAACCATGCGGGCGAGATTGCCGGACTGACCGATCATGTCCGCCCGCACGTGGCAGTCATCACCACCATCGCGCCCGCGCATATCGAGAATCTCGGCTCGATCGAAGCAATTGCCGATGCGAAGGCGGAAATCTTCGAAGGACTCGTGAAGGGGGGCACTGCCGTGATCCCCGCCGACAGCGAGCAATACGAACAATTGCGCGCGAGCGCCGAAAAGCGCGGCGTCACCATCGTATCCTTCGGCCGCGCCGACCATGCCGACGTGCGCCTGCTCGATGCCATTCCTGCCGCCAATGGCGGATCGCTGGTGACCGCGCAGGTGCGCGACAGTCGCCTGTGCTTTACCGTAGCCGAGCCGGGCGAGCACTGGGTGTCCAATGCGCTGGCTGTGCTCGCTGCGGTGCAGGCGGCGGGCGGCGATCTCGGCGCTGCTGGCCTCGCGCTGGCGGAACTGGGTGGGCTGAAAGGGCGCGGCGCACGCCACCATGTCGCAGTGACCGGCGGTAAGGCGTTGCTGATCGACGAAAGCTACAACGCCAACCCCGCTTCGATGCGGGCGACGCTGCGCCAGCTCGGCCAAACCCCGGCGACGCGCCGGATCGCCGTGCTCGGCAGTATGAAGGAACTGGGCGATTTCGGCCCCGAATTCCATCGCCAGCTGGCCGAACCGATGGGCGAGGCCGATCTCGATTATGCCGTGCTGGTCGGCGACGAGATGTTGGCGCTGGCGCGGCACTTGGGGAAAGCGGGCTCCGGCACGCTTGGCAAGACTCCCGCCTTCGCCCATTGCGATGGACCTGCCGAGGCGATCGCGGCGCTGCAGGAATACGGGTTGACCGCAGGCGATGCGATTCTGGTCAAGGGCTCCAATTCGATCGGGCTCGGCAAGCTGGTGGATCACTTCACCAGGCGCGTTTGA
- a CDS encoding FtsW/RodA/SpoVE family cell cycle protein: MNSTQQPYVPGVGERMAGAELRSSSAMSELRIWWREVDRVVLFLVLALITIGTIAVAAASPSSARRLSTASEKLPDLYFYWAHLRWQFVGIVVLLGASFLSRDNARRLGILIAAGMLGALFLVPLIGYEVNGAKRWIRFGLGFQPSEFLKPGFAIAMAWILSWRLKDPNLPVLAIVTGLMGIIALLLMLQPNLGATILFGGVWFVLVLLSGVSAKRIAGIIAAGVGALLAAYFLYDNARHRIDDFLGGGTAFDQVDLAQKTLLGGGWSGTGFWLGLKKMSLPEAHTDYVFSVIGEEFGLVLCALVVILYLAIIARVLVRLADEENLFALLAAAGLITQFGGQAFINILVNLQLFPSKGMTLPLVSYGGSSTIAVCLTIGLLLALTRRNPFLTRETPGLRALLSDKEKGA, from the coding sequence ATGAATTCAACGCAGCAGCCCTATGTGCCCGGTGTCGGCGAGCGCATGGCGGGGGCGGAGCTACGCTCATCCTCGGCGATGTCCGAGCTGCGGATCTGGTGGCGCGAAGTCGACCGCGTCGTGCTGTTTCTCGTCCTCGCGCTGATCACGATCGGTACGATCGCCGTTGCTGCCGCCTCGCCGTCCAGCGCGCGCCGACTATCGACCGCCTCGGAGAAACTGCCAGACCTGTACTTCTACTGGGCCCATCTGCGCTGGCAGTTCGTCGGCATCGTCGTCCTTCTCGGCGCATCCTTCCTGAGCCGCGACAATGCGCGGCGACTGGGCATCCTGATCGCCGCGGGCATGCTCGGCGCGCTCTTCCTCGTGCCGCTGATCGGCTACGAAGTGAACGGGGCGAAGCGCTGGATCCGCTTCGGTCTGGGTTTCCAACCGTCCGAATTTCTCAAGCCCGGCTTTGCCATCGCCATGGCCTGGATCCTGTCGTGGCGGCTCAAGGATCCGAACCTGCCGGTGCTTGCCATCGTCACTGGCCTCATGGGCATCATTGCCCTGCTGCTGATGCTGCAACCCAACCTCGGCGCGACGATCCTGTTCGGCGGAGTCTGGTTCGTGCTGGTGCTGCTCTCCGGCGTGTCGGCCAAACGGATCGCCGGTATCATCGCAGCCGGGGTAGGCGCGCTACTGGCGGCCTATTTCCTCTACGACAACGCCCGGCATCGCATCGATGATTTTCTGGGTGGAGGGACCGCCTTCGACCAGGTCGACCTGGCGCAAAAGACGCTGCTCGGTGGCGGCTGGAGCGGGACGGGTTTCTGGCTCGGCCTCAAGAAGATGAGCCTGCCCGAAGCTCACACGGATTACGTGTTCTCCGTCATCGGCGAGGAGTTCGGTCTGGTCCTGTGCGCGCTCGTCGTCATTCTCTATCTCGCCATCATCGCGCGCGTTCTGGTGCGGCTGGCGGACGAGGAGAACCTCTTTGCGCTTCTCGCTGCGGCGGGTCTTATCACGCAGTTCGGCGGGCAGGCCTTCATCAATATCCTCGTCAATTTGCAGCTTTTTCCGTCGAAAGGCATGACCCTGCCGCTCGTCAGCTATGGCGGCTCATCGACCATTGCCGTATGCCTGACCATCGGCCTGTTGCTGGCGCTGACCCGCCGCAACCCGTTTCTGACGCGCGAAACCCCGGGTCTGCGCGCACTGCTGAGCGACAAGGAGAAAGGCGCATGA